A genomic window from Sulfurimonas paralvinellae includes:
- the pelG gene encoding exopolysaccharide Pel transporter PelG yields the protein MAGIGFELRKILKEDRLLSLAKVYGYSAILSSGPWVISIIAILLVGFVSIANYGPNSDVYRFQVVITYAIALASSLIITGIIQLPFTRYIADLVFKHKEDEILPSFFGAIFLAWILGLPFIVPFYLWMFEGESLVFIMGTIATFLVLCAVWIASILAASLKYYKGVVWSYFISYTLIVITSIFFGDSIEKLIYIFFIGNALLLVALMTLIIKSYNATIFLKVDFFLAKNFYWSLAFAGLFYNLGAWIDKIIFWYNPATGYAVLGRLHASIVYDMPIFLAYLSILPGMAIFFFRLEADFAEKYELYYDAVRNGGSLKLIRIYRDEMVNIIRHAMHEIIIIQGIVDIMLFLTAPQIFAALNIPQLYLGLFYILTIGAMLQLAFMSVLAILYYLDRKKVAMWLSIAFFILNALLTLLSIDIGPAMYGYGYAVSLLIVFTASILVLRNQMERLNYETFMLQ from the coding sequence ATGGCAGGCATAGGCTTCGAGCTACGAAAGATTCTCAAAGAGGACCGACTTCTCTCCCTTGCAAAAGTATACGGCTACTCGGCAATTCTCAGCTCAGGACCGTGGGTCATCTCCATCATTGCCATTTTACTTGTAGGATTCGTTTCGATTGCAAATTACGGTCCAAATAGTGATGTTTACCGTTTTCAGGTCGTTATCACCTATGCTATCGCTCTGGCGTCAAGTTTGATTATCACGGGAATTATTCAACTTCCCTTTACCCGCTATATCGCCGATCTAGTTTTTAAGCACAAAGAAGATGAAATTCTCCCCTCATTTTTCGGTGCGATCTTCTTGGCATGGATACTCGGCCTGCCTTTTATCGTTCCATTTTATCTCTGGATGTTTGAGGGAGAGAGCCTTGTATTTATCATGGGAACAATAGCCACTTTTCTTGTTCTTTGTGCTGTTTGGATAGCAAGTATCCTGGCCGCAAGTCTCAAGTACTATAAAGGTGTCGTCTGGTCCTATTTTATATCCTACACACTTATTGTCATCACTTCTATCTTTTTTGGTGACAGTATTGAAAAGCTCATCTATATCTTTTTTATAGGTAACGCCCTGCTGCTCGTTGCCCTCATGACACTGATCATAAAAAGTTACAACGCGACCATATTTTTAAAGGTCGACTTCTTTCTGGCTAAGAATTTTTACTGGTCTTTAGCCTTTGCAGGACTTTTTTATAATCTCGGCGCCTGGATTGACAAAATAATCTTTTGGTACAATCCTGCAACAGGTTATGCAGTTTTAGGCAGACTGCATGCATCTATAGTCTATGACATGCCGATATTTTTGGCTTATCTCTCCATTCTCCCGGGTATGGCTATATTTTTCTTTCGTTTAGAGGCCGATTTTGCTGAAAAGTATGAACTCTATTACGATGCAGTCAGAAACGGAGGATCATTGAAGCTCATACGAATCTACAGAGATGAAATGGTCAATATCATTCGTCACGCAATGCATGAGATTATTATTATTCAGGGGATTGTTGATATTATGCTCTTTCTCACGGCCCCACAGATCTTTGCAGCACTCAACATTCCACAGCTCTATCTCGGACTTTTTTATATTCTAACAATCGGTGCGATGCTGCAGCTGGCTTTTATGTCAGTCCTTGCCATACTCTACTATCTCGACCGTAAAAAAGTTGCCATGTGGCTGAGTATCGCTTTTTTTATTCTCAATGCTCTGCTTACCCTACTCTCTATAGACATAGGACCGGCAATGTATGGATACGGTTATGCGGTTTCACTGCTTATCGTTTTTACGGCGAGTATCCTTGTACTTCGTAATCAAATGGAAAGGTTAAACTATGAAACATTTATGCTGCAGTAA
- a CDS encoding endo alpha-1,4 polygalactosaminidase, translating to MKHLCCSKLLMLMLFTVTTLFAGLSDKSAILYYGDNISYPMVGIHDYIIVQPSNTNVYTHGFDVYKDKMYAYVSIGEIDKDIDEYKDINKSWIIGTNKAWKSDVLDLTNPDYQKFLFSKMIEPQIKRGFKNFFFDTLDSYEFVAKTPEQKERSKESLIHIIKTFHKRYPHAKLIINRGFEIIDTVHNDVTAVLFESYFNGVQGQKASYYDVNDSSREWLNKELAKVQKYKLDIIAVDYLPFEQLETQKADKLVNDLQKKGFIPYVTTQDLSTYGKSSKNALKREILTLVDTSNTYLMETGAHLYGALPLEYLGYIQKLYDINQPLPKLENMQQYAGVIVWLPKSYTDSQKLVSWLTQVKDAGIKIVFAGNFGLEDTNLLNNFGIKSKSFAQPSNNINSILMKDKMMGYEMDPPLFYSGSFISISSGKALYSIKDSAGHTATLAALMPWGGFALENSFMTTIDDDNIWTINPFEFFQKAFRLKKIPVPDTTTQNGKRIFFSHIDGDAIMNRVEWNPKLFSGEVILSDFLKKYHVPISVSIVGAEVDPNGLYPKISPQLQKIVKNIYKLPNIEGATHTFSHPFFWQELKNGDLAPKYRLKPKGYKFSLAYEISGMLQEINEKYYPKNKLPKAHMLFWSGNCMPQQNAISYVYEHHILNMNGGDTYIMNSHPWLSYIAPYGIERGEYYQIYTGAQDENVYTNDWKGPYWGFKNTIQTFKLTNSPRRFKPIDVYYHYYSASKRASYNALKYVYDWVIKQDTNPIFTSEYIPKAMDYYTVSLAQENGETLLSGFKDLKTVRIEKKDAAVNLTNSKNIAGYNHFENHTYVHAGTQTELLLKEASAREYQTIPYLVSANGRIKDFKQTDKKLHLILESHLPVKLQLFIPQRCHYKLTTGYKKTVQKNNVISFNYKHHKKVTIDAICR from the coding sequence ATGAAACATTTATGCTGCAGTAAACTTCTAATGCTTATGCTGTTCACAGTTACAACTCTTTTTGCCGGACTCAGTGATAAGAGTGCCATTCTCTACTACGGAGACAACATCTCCTACCCCATGGTCGGTATTCATGACTACATAATTGTGCAGCCATCCAACACAAACGTCTATACACACGGGTTTGATGTTTATAAGGACAAAATGTATGCTTACGTAAGCATTGGTGAGATTGACAAAGATATTGACGAGTATAAAGATATCAATAAAAGCTGGATTATCGGAACAAACAAAGCCTGGAAAAGCGATGTTTTAGATCTGACAAATCCAGATTACCAAAAATTTCTCTTTTCCAAAATGATAGAGCCGCAGATAAAACGCGGTTTTAAAAACTTCTTTTTTGATACTTTGGACTCTTACGAGTTTGTTGCCAAAACACCCGAACAAAAAGAAAGAAGCAAAGAATCGCTTATTCATATCATCAAGACGTTTCATAAGCGCTATCCTCACGCAAAGCTCATCATAAACAGAGGTTTTGAAATCATTGATACTGTTCATAATGATGTCACAGCTGTTCTTTTTGAGTCTTATTTTAATGGTGTGCAAGGACAAAAAGCAAGTTATTATGATGTCAATGACAGTAGCAGAGAATGGCTGAATAAAGAACTTGCAAAGGTACAAAAATACAAGCTCGATATCATTGCCGTCGATTATCTTCCTTTTGAGCAGCTTGAGACGCAAAAAGCCGACAAGCTTGTCAACGATCTCCAGAAAAAAGGTTTTATTCCCTATGTTACAACACAAGACTTGAGTACCTATGGGAAATCTTCCAAAAATGCCCTCAAACGTGAGATCCTAACCTTAGTCGATACAAGCAATACCTATCTTATGGAGACCGGAGCACACCTTTATGGAGCACTGCCTCTTGAGTATCTGGGTTATATTCAAAAACTCTATGATATCAACCAACCGTTGCCAAAACTTGAAAATATGCAGCAGTATGCAGGCGTCATTGTATGGCTTCCGAAAAGTTATACAGACAGTCAAAAATTAGTAAGTTGGCTCACGCAGGTAAAAGATGCAGGTATAAAGATTGTCTTTGCAGGTAATTTTGGTTTGGAAGACACCAATCTGTTAAATAATTTCGGTATAAAAAGCAAAAGCTTCGCACAGCCATCAAACAACATAAACAGCATACTCATGAAAGATAAAATGATGGGATACGAAATGGATCCACCGCTCTTTTATTCAGGTAGTTTTATCAGTATATCTTCAGGAAAAGCACTCTACAGCATCAAAGACAGTGCCGGACATACAGCAACGCTTGCCGCACTCATGCCATGGGGCGGGTTTGCTTTGGAAAACAGTTTTATGACAACCATTGATGATGACAATATCTGGACAATCAACCCTTTTGAGTTTTTTCAAAAAGCTTTTCGACTCAAAAAGATACCTGTTCCTGACACCACAACCCAAAACGGTAAAAGAATTTTCTTCAGTCATATAGACGGCGATGCAATCATGAACCGTGTAGAATGGAATCCAAAACTATTTTCAGGTGAGGTGATTTTAAGCGACTTTCTTAAAAAGTACCATGTTCCCATCTCAGTTTCAATCGTAGGTGCAGAAGTGGATCCTAACGGGCTTTACCCAAAAATATCACCGCAGCTCCAAAAAATTGTAAAAAATATATATAAACTGCCAAATATTGAAGGAGCAACACACACTTTTTCTCATCCATTCTTTTGGCAAGAACTCAAAAACGGTGATTTGGCACCAAAATACAGACTCAAACCAAAAGGCTACAAATTCTCTCTGGCTTATGAGATAAGCGGCATGCTCCAAGAGATCAATGAAAAATATTACCCAAAAAACAAACTGCCAAAAGCACATATGCTTTTTTGGAGCGGAAACTGCATGCCGCAGCAAAATGCAATCAGCTATGTCTATGAACACCATATTCTCAACATGAACGGAGGTGACACTTACATTATGAACAGTCATCCCTGGCTTTCATACATTGCGCCGTACGGCATAGAGAGAGGCGAATACTATCAGATCTATACAGGTGCGCAGGATGAAAATGTCTACACAAATGACTGGAAGGGTCCATACTGGGGATTTAAAAATACTATACAGACCTTTAAACTGACAAATTCTCCACGAAGATTCAAGCCGATAGATGTCTACTATCACTACTACTCCGCATCAAAAAGAGCCTCTTACAATGCTTTGAAATATGTCTATGACTGGGTAATAAAACAAGATACAAATCCTATCTTCACTTCAGAGTACATTCCAAAAGCAATGGACTACTATACTGTTTCTCTAGCACAGGAAAATGGGGAGACGCTACTCTCAGGATTCAAGGATCTCAAGACAGTTCGTATTGAAAAAAAAGATGCCGCTGTCAATCTGACAAATTCAAAAAATATAGCCGGTTACAACCATTTTGAAAACCATACTTATGTTCATGCAGGTACACAAACAGAGCTCTTACTGAAAGAAGCGTCTGCGAGAGAATATCAAACCATTCCCTATCTTGTCAGTGCCAATGGCAGAATAAAGGACTTCAAACAAACAGACAAAAAACTGCATCTTATTCTTGAATCACATCTTCCGGTAAAACTACAGCTTTTTATCCCTCAAAGGTGTCATTATAAACTAACAACAGGCTATAAAAAAACAGTTCAAAAGAATAACGTCATCTCTTTTAACTACAAACATCATAAGAAAGTGACCATAGATGCGATTTGCAGATAA
- a CDS encoding ribonuclease HII gives MSILCGIDEAGRGPLAGDLVMAGCILREAVEGLNDSKKLSEKRREALYELIIPHAEYHIVKFSASAIDEKGISHCLTQGLKEIMQNLKADEYLFDGNSNYGVKGLQTMIKADGKVAEVSAASILAKVTHDKDILELAKEYPQYQFEKHKGYGTKLHIEMIQKYGYSPVHRRSYKIKALEPRLF, from the coding sequence ATGAGCATTCTTTGTGGCATAGATGAAGCGGGACGCGGACCGCTTGCGGGTGATTTGGTTATGGCGGGATGTATCCTGCGTGAGGCAGTAGAAGGACTGAATGATTCTAAAAAGCTGAGTGAAAAAAGAAGAGAAGCACTCTATGAGCTTATCATACCTCACGCAGAGTATCATATAGTGAAATTTTCGGCTTCCGCTATAGATGAAAAAGGAATATCTCACTGCCTCACGCAAGGGCTCAAAGAGATCATGCAAAACCTCAAAGCCGATGAGTATCTCTTTGACGGCAATTCAAACTATGGCGTCAAGGGTCTGCAGACGATGATTAAAGCCGACGGAAAGGTTGCCGAGGTGAGTGCCGCTTCCATCCTTGCAAAAGTTACTCACGACAAAGACATATTAGAACTTGCCAAAGAGTATCCGCAGTATCAGTTTGAAAAACATAAAGGCTATGGCACAAAACTCCATATAGAAATGATACAAAAATATGGCTACTCACCTGTTCACAGACGTAGTTATAAAATCAAAGCACTCGAACCTAGACTTTTTTAA
- the pelF gene encoding GT4 family glycosyltransferase PelF: MNSNFPKSSQVDIMLFSEGTYPYIKGGVSSWILQLMKGLPEFTFGVCFIGATPYINGKKMEVCYEFPPNLKHLEVHYLFDNQDETPTPSNIKGNAQGFSAIRKLHTSFTTKRGQMPKMLQNIDFYLQDVTFEDFLYSQESWDFINELAMKNAPDIPFIDYFWTVRNIHRPIWILAKIVKNLPKSKIYHSPSTGYAGFLGTLSSYTTQRPFILTEHGIYTRERKIDMLSADWIEYKKPTLLQQPEEYNYIKKMWVEFFDKIGLFCYHRANHIFSLYRGAQKIQIALGAPEERCEIIPNGVDVDGLMQTIKLRQDPPRPIVTLIGRVVPIKDIKTFIRAIKIASQHIPDIEGWIVGAVDEDAEYVLECQQMAISLDLKFNLQTFTNNKATKSLEELEKDPDKIKFFGHQNIKEILPKSALQTLTSISEGMPLVILEGFAAGVPCVATDVGSCRDLIEGGLNEDDKHIGLAGALTSIANPEALAQEYVKFLNFHNGMWEQAQKNALTRVQKYYKEEMFLNDYRAIYNEALPLTYDELKKKVFAYYAPNKLPYPKIKVKRGKVSWQA, from the coding sequence ATGAATAGCAATTTCCCAAAAAGTTCCCAAGTTGACATTATGCTCTTTTCTGAAGGAACCTATCCGTATATCAAAGGAGGCGTCTCAAGTTGGATACTGCAGCTCATGAAAGGACTTCCTGAATTTACTTTTGGCGTCTGCTTCATTGGAGCGACACCCTATATTAATGGCAAAAAGATGGAAGTCTGTTATGAGTTCCCGCCAAACCTCAAACATCTCGAAGTTCACTATCTCTTTGACAACCAAGATGAAACACCAACTCCAAGCAATATAAAAGGCAATGCGCAAGGATTTAGCGCTATCAGAAAACTACATACCTCCTTCACGACAAAAAGAGGTCAGATGCCAAAGATGCTGCAGAATATAGATTTTTATCTCCAAGATGTTACCTTTGAAGATTTTTTATATTCACAGGAGTCTTGGGATTTCATCAATGAACTTGCAATGAAGAACGCTCCCGACATTCCTTTTATTGACTATTTCTGGACGGTCAGAAATATTCACAGACCAATCTGGATACTTGCAAAGATTGTCAAAAATCTTCCAAAATCAAAAATCTACCATTCACCCTCTACAGGATATGCCGGTTTTCTCGGTACACTCTCGTCATATACAACACAACGTCCCTTTATACTGACAGAACATGGAATTTATACACGTGAGAGAAAGATAGATATGCTTTCAGCCGACTGGATAGAGTATAAGAAACCCACGCTCCTGCAGCAGCCTGAAGAGTACAACTATATCAAAAAAATGTGGGTAGAGTTTTTTGACAAGATCGGTCTTTTTTGTTACCACCGAGCTAACCATATCTTTTCACTCTACAGAGGTGCCCAAAAGATACAGATAGCCCTTGGTGCACCAGAAGAGCGATGTGAGATCATACCAAACGGTGTCGATGTCGATGGATTGATGCAGACAATAAAACTGCGTCAGGATCCCCCACGGCCTATTGTCACGCTTATTGGACGAGTTGTTCCCATAAAAGACATTAAAACATTCATACGTGCCATCAAAATTGCATCACAGCACATTCCGGATATTGAAGGATGGATAGTAGGTGCTGTCGATGAAGATGCCGAATATGTTCTCGAATGCCAACAGATGGCTATCTCTCTTGATCTCAAATTTAATCTTCAAACTTTTACAAACAATAAAGCAACGAAATCATTGGAAGAACTTGAAAAAGACCCTGATAAAATCAAATTCTTCGGCCATCAGAACATTAAAGAGATTCTTCCAAAATCGGCACTGCAGACACTCACTTCTATCAGTGAAGGTATGCCTCTGGTTATTTTAGAAGGTTTTGCAGCAGGTGTACCTTGTGTTGCAACTGATGTGGGAAGCTGCCGCGATCTTATTGAAGGCGGTCTCAATGAAGATGACAAACATATCGGCCTTGCAGGTGCACTTACAAGCATTGCAAATCCTGAAGCACTGGCACAAGAGTATGTAAAATTTTTAAATTTTCACAATGGTATGTGGGAACAGGCACAAAAAAATGCACTCACCCGAGTTCAAAAATATTATAAAGAGGAGATGTTTTTAAACGATTACCGAGCAATCTATAATGAAGCGCTTCCGCTGACCTATGATGAACTCAAGAAAAAAGTTTTTGCATACTATGCACCGAACAAACTTCCGTATCCAAAAATAAAAGTAAAAAGAGGCAAAGTATCATGGCAGGCATAG
- a CDS encoding PelD GGDEF domain-containing protein, giving the protein MKRSITRRIKKLSRLEYFIRKIRQYSYLESFTIITAFLIIGYIVNPHDICLTQEKIPYLLILLSILTLFHGFESAFIAMTLISLSMWQFYDKFPYISFLVYLMMVLIFSQFHYYWTKRIHELQIDDDYKASKLDELSKAFYSLKISHDQLEKNYVLKPMSIRSAIETIILNRDKNNMQYLDFLVLLEKSFSLQSGFIIHKIDHQLQKTLAPENSLISYTKSYEQDTDEAALFDDYIITQALSRKKPVFVSDAAHNPTLETTQESRYLAAIPTVYNNEVLSLLVIEKMPFMAFNKENLISIAILLEYLSIEIYKENIMQQSEKIAAIFSERSFLYEYNRLQHLQKQYRVDSTLLILKIDNELQTRRVFEKTQNLLRSLDIVTQTKDKEIYYLVILFPLNDQAVALGFLNRLLYNLKHEKDKKFEYMTFSIKEEKLIYQYITDDYHG; this is encoded by the coding sequence ATGAAAAGAAGTATTACAAGAAGAATTAAAAAACTCTCACGACTAGAATATTTCATAAGAAAGATTCGTCAATACTCTTATTTGGAGAGTTTTACCATTATTACAGCCTTTTTAATCATCGGCTATATCGTAAATCCTCACGATATCTGTCTCACGCAGGAAAAGATCCCCTATCTTTTGATTCTTTTATCTATATTGACACTTTTTCATGGTTTTGAGAGTGCGTTTATTGCCATGACTTTAATCTCATTGAGCATGTGGCAGTTTTATGACAAATTTCCTTATATCTCTTTTTTGGTCTATCTCATGATGGTGCTTATCTTTAGCCAGTTTCACTACTACTGGACAAAAAGAATACATGAGTTACAAATTGATGATGACTATAAAGCATCGAAGCTCGACGAGCTTTCCAAAGCCTTTTACAGTTTAAAAATATCCCATGACCAACTTGAGAAAAACTATGTACTCAAACCCATGAGTATTCGCTCCGCGATTGAGACAATTATTCTCAATAGAGATAAAAACAACATGCAGTATCTGGATTTTTTGGTTCTTCTTGAAAAATCTTTTAGCCTGCAAAGTGGTTTTATTATCCATAAAATCGATCATCAACTTCAAAAGACGCTTGCACCTGAAAACTCTTTGATAAGTTATACAAAATCCTATGAACAAGATACCGATGAAGCAGCTCTCTTTGATGACTACATTATCACGCAGGCTCTCAGCAGAAAAAAACCTGTCTTTGTCAGTGATGCCGCTCATAATCCGACACTTGAAACAACACAAGAGTCAAGATACCTCGCTGCAATCCCTACCGTTTACAATAATGAAGTGCTATCACTTTTGGTAATCGAGAAGATGCCTTTTATGGCATTCAACAAAGAGAATCTCATCTCAATCGCTATTTTACTTGAGTACCTTTCCATTGAAATTTATAAAGAAAACATTATGCAGCAATCAGAAAAAATAGCTGCCATTTTTTCTGAAAGATCTTTTTTATATGAATACAACCGACTGCAACATCTGCAAAAACAATACAGAGTTGACTCGACACTCCTAATTCTAAAAATAGATAACGAACTGCAGACGCGAAGGGTTTTTGAAAAGACCCAAAATCTTTTACGTTCACTTGACATCGTTACACAAACAAAGGACAAAGAGATCTATTATCTTGTCATACTTTTCCCGCTTAACGATCAGGCCGTAGCTTTAGGCTTTCTCAATAGGCTGCTGTACAATCTTAAGCATGAAAAAGATAAAAAGTTCGAGTATATGACCTTTAGTATCAAAGAAGAGAAGCTGATATATCAATACATAACAGATGATTACCATGGATAA
- a CDS encoding tetratricopeptide repeat protein: MIRTCLLALLLVFSLKAQTTIRLSDTEIQLMLQSFVYSNDLDNAYKTAKIGYQRHPHSLYWNQKMADICRWSGRGQEAMKYLDFLYRKHHSQKLAQEIIDYGLSAYQYDAIKDLITDKALKKPTKKNVELMIYIYAQTGEPEKAAEVLQKLYKRTHESYFLTKELQLYINMGELDKAKKVVDLIEENSLYTHNNITLISYYYYLKRNMQQAFAALNKTTAQQYDKQLFISRSDLGWYIQKYQYAAKNSYALIEHNDGRLVDYERVIYVAKDTNTTLASETALAAYEKYHRSYLFYTFANNAMKLHQYDTIAAITNKIDKEHAAITNEANYWLIKAQLAMHYNKKDQTHFALQKALQLDKHNLQIQFTAIDFFLKAGFYADAKETLQKLAEEKNLPSALYLSVASLYYALHDIDQAAFYIDALQKAQAPATKSLEFKFMLLELYRAQFKKPAVAHELREIQTILAHQAKNNPVVLKTDKYQYDYLRVRMYTAQADSFEKELASGKKYLTQTHYDDLRYGWAVQNNADELAHTIYLQTDKRELWLELSNALMQQNHTTIEDLLFAYLKTLPIDDASYAADNDGQTALAQSLTYNSLNTNHYNQSAYISWLNLTKKRSDLFDSKLSYYNRDPLLRKYIKIKNDTYINDGLYLLSHIEYYKNSSLDNTVLLYTPNSSLGVDFGVRKLFNRGKVELEGGYADSMDSYYRFSLYGEYILHKYFTLKAEIAKNITSDESTQLLLGGKKDMLSLGFVYHILNSTSLEFRYDKNKYSSQDNIAIGDGNYFTANLGYQIRNGYPDLHVGIFSDGGIYNENEGSKGVIDKLQDGTYKVLPRDFYNLGANFSYGMQNSEIYTRVWRPYFEGLLYYNSEINDMTFGFSAGYGGKVYSQDHLVIGTEYTDSVSGIGGSILEVFLRYEFLYTHR; this comes from the coding sequence ATGATTCGTACATGTTTATTGGCACTGCTGCTTGTTTTTTCACTCAAAGCACAAACAACCATTCGCTTGAGTGATACAGAGATACAGTTGATGCTGCAATCTTTTGTATATTCCAATGATCTTGACAATGCTTACAAAACGGCAAAAATAGGTTATCAACGACATCCCCATTCTCTTTATTGGAACCAAAAAATGGCGGATATCTGCAGATGGAGCGGCAGGGGTCAAGAGGCGATGAAATATCTTGACTTCCTTTACCGTAAGCATCACAGCCAAAAGCTTGCACAGGAGATTATTGACTATGGACTGAGTGCGTACCAATATGATGCCATCAAAGACCTTATAACCGACAAGGCACTCAAAAAGCCTACAAAAAAAAATGTAGAACTGATGATATATATCTATGCTCAGACCGGCGAGCCTGAAAAAGCGGCAGAAGTGCTTCAAAAACTTTACAAACGCACTCACGAAAGTTACTTTCTAACAAAAGAGTTACAACTCTATATAAACATGGGAGAGCTTGATAAAGCAAAAAAAGTTGTCGATCTTATTGAAGAAAATTCTCTTTATACACATAACAATATTACGCTGATTTCCTACTATTATTACCTTAAACGTAATATGCAGCAGGCATTTGCTGCCTTAAACAAAACAACTGCACAGCAATATGACAAACAACTCTTTATCTCACGCAGCGATCTTGGCTGGTATATCCAAAAATATCAATACGCCGCAAAAAATTCCTATGCTCTTATAGAACATAACGATGGTCGTCTTGTCGACTATGAGCGTGTTATCTATGTTGCAAAAGATACAAATACAACACTTGCCTCTGAAACTGCTTTAGCGGCATATGAAAAATATCATCGCAGCTATCTCTTCTATACTTTTGCAAACAATGCTATGAAGCTGCATCAGTATGATACAATAGCCGCAATTACAAACAAGATTGACAAAGAGCACGCAGCCATCACAAATGAAGCTAACTATTGGCTTATTAAAGCGCAGCTCGCTATGCATTACAATAAAAAAGACCAAACTCATTTTGCTCTGCAAAAAGCACTACAACTTGACAAGCACAATCTTCAGATACAATTCACGGCAATCGATTTCTTTTTAAAAGCCGGTTTTTATGCCGATGCGAAAGAGACACTCCAAAAACTTGCAGAGGAGAAAAACCTTCCATCGGCTCTCTACCTTTCTGTCGCCTCTCTCTATTATGCTCTGCATGATATTGACCAAGCAGCCTTTTACATAGATGCCCTGCAAAAAGCACAAGCGCCTGCAACCAAGAGTCTTGAATTTAAATTTATGCTTCTAGAACTCTACAGGGCTCAGTTCAAAAAACCGGCTGTTGCACATGAACTCCGAGAAATTCAGACAATTTTGGCCCATCAGGCAAAAAACAATCCGGTAGTTCTTAAAACGGATAAATACCAGTATGATTACCTGCGTGTACGTATGTATACTGCACAGGCAGACAGCTTTGAAAAAGAGCTCGCATCTGGTAAAAAATATCTCACGCAGACACACTATGATGACCTTCGATACGGTTGGGCAGTACAAAACAATGCTGATGAACTCGCACACACGATCTATCTGCAAACCGACAAGCGCGAACTTTGGCTGGAACTCTCAAATGCGCTAATGCAGCAAAATCACACAACCATTGAAGACCTTCTCTTTGCATATCTTAAAACACTGCCAATTGACGATGCCTCATATGCAGCGGATAATGACGGTCAAACTGCCCTTGCCCAGTCACTGACATACAATTCTCTCAACACGAACCATTACAATCAGAGTGCCTATATTTCGTGGCTCAATCTAACGAAAAAACGCTCAGATCTTTTTGACTCCAAACTTTCATACTACAATCGTGACCCTCTGCTGAGAAAATATATCAAGATAAAAAATGATACCTACATCAATGACGGTCTCTATCTACTGAGTCATATTGAATACTATAAAAACTCCTCACTTGACAACACAGTGCTGCTTTATACGCCAAATAGCTCTCTCGGCGTAGATTTTGGCGTGAGAAAACTCTTCAACAGAGGGAAAGTAGAACTAGAAGGCGGTTATGCCGACAGTATGGATAGCTACTATCGTTTTTCTCTTTATGGGGAGTATATACTCCATAAATATTTTACGCTTAAAGCTGAAATAGCAAAAAATATCACATCAGATGAATCGACGCAGCTGCTTCTCGGTGGTAAAAAAGATATGCTCTCCCTCGGGTTTGTCTATCATATTCTTAACTCCACATCTTTAGAGTTTCGATATGATAAGAACAAATATAGTTCACAAGACAACATAGCTATTGGAGATGGAAACTATTTCACTGCAAACCTCGGTTATCAAATCAGAAACGGCTACCCTGATCTTCATGTAGGTATTTTCAGCGACGGCGGTATATATAATGAAAATGAAGGAAGCAAAGGTGTCATAGACAAACTTCAAGATGGAACCTATAAAGTGCTCCCGAGAGATTTTTACAATCTTGGTGCCAATTTTTCCTATGGTATGCAAAACAGTGAAATCTATACAAGAGTTTGGAGACCTTATTTTGAAGGCTTACTTTATTATAACAGTGAAATAAATGATATGACATTTGGCTTTAGTGCCGGTTATGGTGGAAAAGTATACTCACAAGACCATCTCGTTATCGGGACAGAGTATACAGACTCTGTCAGTGGTATCGGCGGGAGTATTTTAGAAGTTTTTTTACGCTATGAGTTTTTATATACGCACAGATAA